The following proteins are encoded in a genomic region of Coffea eugenioides isolate CCC68of chromosome 6, Ceug_1.0, whole genome shotgun sequence:
- the LOC113773631 gene encoding uncharacterized protein LOC113773631 — translation MPKTRSQRNAGGSKGTERSGPQNPSRGPTPGEGGAGPSRIPPEQLVQTVAENLPTFEAIMNYLKGQSEGQQDKEPKVQGADQSESRTGSPTKTGAKRARREVTREQVEVVEPSHKNSRTEHPEPVRRLPRGDLSPRKERQQVQDELDLLLDPEADRYIASPFVLDIEEYQLPAKFKIPNMKPYDATTDPEDHLFVFMTQMRLQTAADAVRCKTFPMFLEGRARQWFQGLPPRSISSFTQLARQFSAQFVSSRAYSKSTAHLMTIQQKPEESLREYMVRFNNESLQVRDRDDKVVMAAFINGLRKQKLYTELVERPPKSVREMLDRAHEKANAEEANRLKSAQEKLRDDKRRKGADQVEARSGQGRKSAYDRLPRSRPMGGDKFWTGLTAPRARVLAVMEQEGLSRPPRPLAGDKSRRDQGLYCAYHRDVGHDTEDCRHLKKDIEKLIKRCHLGQFVRDERSDQQRGRPRSERPSYLRDRPQGSRDRTPEQEIQNLAGVINTIAGGPAGGDSHAARRHNRPPPTGESSAKRLKIYEEIIYGPEDAVPLASNNHEAIVIEVITCNFKVRKVYIDNGSAIDVLYYKTFRELQLEDRQLVPVRTPLIGFAGPPVRPEGMITLMVTVGVSPKCRTIPVNFAMVKEPSSYNMILGRPTLNALRAICSTLHLSMKFPTSAGVAEEPLEKGERLETDEGLAELPVHPDRPERTVKVGTGLGELVRTSLESLLEEYAEIFAWSADDMPGIPTELAVHRLHVDPSVRPVKQKKRSFAPERKEVVKSEVGKLLEAKIVKEVYFPTWLANPVLVKKEEKAWRMCVDFTDLNKACPKDCYPLPRIDQLVDSTAGYEIFCFLDAFKGYHQIALDEEDQEKTSFITEDGTYCYVTMPFGLKNARATYQRLVNKLFRNQIGRNLEVYVDDMLVKSRTQGQFISDLREIFEVLRSSRMRLNPKKCTFGIRSGKFLGYMISKKKG, via the exons ATGCCAAAGACTAGGTCGCAGAGGAACGCTGGTGGGTCCAAGGGGACCGAGCGTAGTGGCCCCCAAAACCCCTCTCGGGGTCCAACACCCGGAGAAGGAGGGGCAGGGCCCTCACGAATCCCGCCTGAACAACTGGTTCAGACGGTGGCAGAAAACCTGCCCACCTTCGAGGCAATCATGAACTACCTCAAAGGGCAGTCGGAAGGTCAACAGGACAAGGAGCCAAAGGTTCAGGGAGCAGATCAGTCAGAATCCCGAACTGGGAGTCCCACCAAAACTGGGGCCAAGCGGGCGCGCCGGGAAGTCACCCGTGAACAAGTCGAGGTCGTAGAACCTTCTCACAAGAATTCCCGAACTGAACACCCGGAGCCCGTACGGAGGCTCCCCAGGGGAGACCTCTCCCCCCGGAAAGAGCGACAACAGGTGCAGGACGAACTGGACCTACTTCTGGACCCTGAAGCGGACAGGTACATTGCTTCCCCCTTTGTGCTCGATATCGAGGAATACCAACTGCCTGCGAAGTTCAAAATTCCAAACATGAAACCTTACGACGCAACCACGGATCCGGAAGACCACCTGTTCGTGTTCATGACGCAGATGCGTTTACAAACAGCCGCGGATGCGGTCAGGTGCAAGACCTTCCCAATGTTCCTAGAAGGAAGGGCCCGGCAGTGGTTCCAGGGACTTCCCCCTAGATCGATCAGTTCTTTCACTCAGCTCGCACGGCAGTTCTCGGCACAGTTCGTTTCTTCACGAGCCTACTCTAAAAGCACCGCTCACCTCATGACTATCCAACAGAAGCCCGAGGAGTCCTTGCGCGAGTACATGGTGCGCTTCAATAATGAGTCTCTTCAAGTTCGAGATCGCGACGACAAGGTGGTCATGGCCGCCTTCATCAATGGGCTGCGCAAGCAAAAGCTTTACACCGAGCTTGTGGAGAGACCTCCCAAGTCAGTTCGGGAGATGCTAGACCGAGCCCATGAGAAGGCCAACGCGGAGGAAGCCAATCGCCTTAAGAGTGCACAAGAAAAATTGAGGGATGACAAGCGCAGGAAGGGCGCCGACCAGGTGGAGGCACGGTCTGGCCAGGGAAGGAAGAGTGCTTATGACCGCCTCCCCAGGAGCCGCCCAATGGGAGGGGACAAGTTCTGGACTGGCCTCACGGCACCCAGAGCTCGAGTGCTCGCAGTGATGGAGCAGGAGGGGCTATCCCGACCTCCTCGGCCCTTGGCCGGGGACAAAAGTAGACGGGACCAAGGTCTGTATTGCGCTTATCATCGAGATGTGGGGCACGATACGGAGGACTGCCGTCACCTCAAGAAAGACATTGAAAAACTGATCAAACGATGCCATCTGGGGCAGTTCGTACGAGATGAACGATCCGACCAGCAACGGGGAAGGCCCAGGTCGGAACGTCCGAGCTACCTCCGGGACCGACCTCAGGGTTCCCGTGACCGAACTCCCGAGCAGGAAATACAGAACCTGGCGGGGGTGATTAACACGATTGCCGGAGGACCTGCTGGCGGAGATAGCCATGCAGCTCGGCGGCACAATCGCCCCCCTCCCACGGGGGAGAGCTCGGCCAAGCGATTGAAGATATATGAGGAAATAATTTATGGACCCGAAGATGCAGTCCCTTTGGCCTCCAATAACCATGAAGCCATTGTGATAGAAGTCATCACCTGTAACTTCAAGGTGAGGAAGGTGTATATAGACAACGGAAGTGCCATAGACGTGCTGTATTACAAGACCTTCAGGGAGCTGCAGCTGGAGGATAGACAGCTCGTACCGGTTCGAACTCCGTTGATCGGCTTTGCAGGTCCCCCTGTGAGGCCAGAAGGGATGATCACTCTCATGGTTACGGTGGGGGTGTCCCCGAAGTGCCGAACGATCCCGGTAAACTTCGCGATGGTTAAGGAGCCGTCGTCCTATAACATGATTTTGGGACGGCCCACGCTGAATGCCCTCCGAGCTATTTGCTCCACCTTGCACCTCAGTATGAAGTTTCCTACTTCTGCTGGGGTGGCTGAG GAACCCCTGGAGAAAGGAGAAAGATTGGAAACAGACGAGGGGTTGGCCGAGCTGCCCGTCCATCCCGACCGACCCGAGCGCACAGTGAAGGTCGGCACCGGCCTGGGCGAGCTGGTCAGGACTTCTCTGGAGTCTCTCTTGGAGGAATACGCTGAGATATTTGCTTGGAGTGCTGATGACATGCCGGGAATCCCCACCGAGCTGGCAGTCCATAGGCTACATGTAGACCCCAGCGTCCGACCagtgaagcagaagaagaggaGCTTCGCTCCTGAGCGAAAGGAGGTCGTCAAGAGCGAGGTGGGTAAGTTGCTGGAGGCTAAGATCGTTAAGGAAGTCTACTTTCCGACCTGGCTGGCCAATCCGGTGCTGGTCAAGAAGGAGGAGAAAGCTTGGCGGATGTGTGTGGATTTCACTGACTTAAATAAGGCTTGCCCGAAGGACTGTTATCCACTCCCACGGATTGATCAGCTCGTGGACTCGACAGCGGGCTATGAGATCTTCTGTTTCTTGGACGCCTTTAAGGGGTACCACCAGATAGCTCTGGACGAGGAGGATCAAGAAAAGACCTCGTTCATCACCGAGGATGGAACATATTGTTACGTTACCATGCCATTTGGGCTAAAGAATGCGCGCGCAACCTATCAGAGGTTGGTAAACAAGCTGTTTAGAAATCAGATCGGTCGGAACCTGGAAGTCTATGTGGATGATATGTTGGTGAAAAGTCGGACCCAGGGGCAGTTCATCTCCGACCTGAGGGAAATTTTCGAGGTCCTTCGGAGCTCACGAATGCGGCTAAATCCCAAGAAGTGTACTTTTGGGATCAGGTCGGGAAAGTTCCTGGGCTACATGATTTCTAAAAAGAAGGGGTGA